The nucleotide window GGGCAGGTTGGGAGAGTTCTCTCTAGGCTGAATGGTCATTAGGGACAGGGAAAATGTTGGCTAAttctgctgttgtattgtactcgcccaagtgcttcgtacaatgctctgcatataataaggactcagtaaataccactgattgattgagagtcgaGGAGGGTTGAGGTGGGGAGCGGGTCCGAAGAATACAATGTGAGATTTGAAAGAGATcacatcagatttttttttcaattttatcaacaaaAGAGATGGTaaagtcattaggggaaagagatggagtaATTTAggaagggagttaaaagtctgaaaaagTTGGCGTGgacagtgggcatgggagtcaataaaaaTGGAGCATTAATGTTGCTAGGTGGAGaaccccattgttgggcagggattgtctctgttgccgaattgtacattccaaggcttagtacagtgctctgtacacagtaagcgctcaataaatacaattaaatgaatgaatgagaaggcagAAATGGGTCAGAGGTATCTTTAAAGTCTCGATAGATTTCCCAAGTCTTTCTCCAATCTAGGCCCTCCATCTTGCGGCTCCCCTCAATAATCTGAACTTTTCTGGCAGCTCTGACTTTCACTTGACTCAGTTCTCTGCTGTGGACGGGGAAGATGGACCACTGCAAAGCTGTAGAGCGGAGCCCTGCACTGACTTGCCTCTGAAATGGAGAATCAGAACAAGAGCTGAGGGAAGCCTTGTTCCCTTCTGAGCCTCTGGCCACTTCTTCCTGGAGTCAAATTCATGAAATCTGCAAAAATTATCATGTATGAGCTGCACTGGACAGCACTCAGGTGGCACTGGACATCAGTTCTGTACACTGCGAACATTTCATAGGGAACCTCCCTGTAGCTGATGAGGCATTGTTAACCATATATCCATGGGAGAAGCAACCAAAATAGTTACAATTCCATTCTCCAGATTATGCTCAACCGACAGAGGAAGTTGGAGCATCAGGTGAACCTTAGGACTGGGTTTGAGGACCAAGAGCCTGAACAAGGGAAGGGATTAAAGGGAATAATTTACAGAATCAGCATATCGATCAGAAAGCCAGAGAAGCAAGTGAGAGTGCAGAACATTGGAAACAGGTGTCAAATGTTTTTGAATTTTCCAGTAACTGTCTGAAAGCATTCCCAAGGTAACAGAATCCTGGTAGTCTTGACTATTTATCCCATCAGCCACTGCCTTTCCAATGGCAGGGAAATCTAGGAGTCTAGCCCTGGGGTTGGTAAAGAAAACTATATTTCATCTGTCCTTTATCAACTCTAATTGCATATGAATTGTTAAGCAGCAAATGTTAGGTGGGTTGGACCCGAGTTCTTTGTTTCACATCTCTCTCTGGAAAGGCTGAAAGTTTTGTCTGAACCAAAGCAAGCAGATTTTTCCCAGAGCTTGCAACCCTGATGATGTGTCTCGATGTGTCTGCATGATTGACTGAGAGCCTGTCTCTGTCTGGTTAGCCttttctggtcattcattcattcattcattcaatagtatttattgagcgcttactatgtgcagagcactgtactaagcacttgggatgaacaagtcggcaacagatagagacagtccctgccgtttgacgggcttacagtctaatcgggggagacggacagacaagaacaatggcactaaacagcgtcaaggggaagaacatctcgtaaaaacaatggcgactaaatagaatcaaggcgatgtacaattcattaacaaaataaatagggtaacgaaaatatatacagttgagcggacgggtacagtgctgtggggatgggaagggagaggtggaggaacagagggaaaaggggaaaatgaggctttagctgcggagaggtaaagggaggatggcagagggagtagagggggaagaggagctcagcagCTCTGCCTGGTCAGATCCTTCTGGTCATCTCTTTCTAGACATCTATGTCCAGTGTGTTCTGTCTTGTCATCTCTGTCTGGGCATCTTTTCCCAATCATCTCTAGTCTGTCTGGTCAGTTCTGTCCTGTCAGCTGTCTGATTACCTCTGTCTGGTCAGTTCTGTCCCATCATCTCTGTCTGGTCATCTCTATCTGTTTAGCTCTGTTTGGTCAGCTCTAGCTGGTCAGCTCTGTCCTTTTAGCTTTATCTGTTCATCTCTATATGGTCTGTTCTGCCCCTAAGATACCTGCACTCCCTGAAGGTCAGTGGTCAGAGAGTGGACTGAAGtgagagggctgagggtggaaacGAAACTCTGGAATGACACACTGGAACCAGCCATTCCAGGAGTCTGTCTCCCACCATGGAATCAGGTCGCTTGTAAGAAACatgcatttttttctctccccagtcctcatgGTTACTgacagaccatccaacatccctaacatttcccctatgtATTTCaaactttccctctaataacctaTCCATGGATCACTCACTCAGGACTTTATCCAATTTTTCTGCATATGGCTGGAATTTTCAACCTGCTCAACTTCCCAAGGACATGAATTTTACCCTCTTAGTGAAGTATGTGCCTTTGGTGTTAGATGGTGCTCTCCACCAGATCCAGGGTGAATCTGACAGCCACTGCCCAGAGGCAGCAGTACAGTGACAGTAGCAATAAGAGGCTTTTGGTGTGAATATGGTTTGGATGTACCGGAACAAAGATGGAAAAGCTGATTTTCTCAGGAAATCCCTCTGGTCACATTCTGTTTATAATTCCAACCCCTGGCTAAagtcctgcgggcagggaacatgtctactgaatctgttatattgtattctcccgagctcttagtgcagaactctgcacccgttatgcacttaataaatatgattggttgatggactgaTGTAGGGCTAAACAGTGTTTAATAATGGTCCAGATCTATCTCCTAATGGCTAATGCCTTTACCTTTTCTTCTATTTCCAAACACAGGGCAGGATCCAGTTGTATGTTCTGAAGCTGAGGTCAAGGAGACATTATATGGCCAACAACACCATAGGACagactctttcctcctttttcctcattGGCATTCCCGGCCTAGAAGAGTTTCACCACTGGCTCAGCATCCCTGTCTTCCTCTTGTACAGCCTGTCACTGATGGGAAACtgcctcatcatcctcatcatcaggcTGGAGTCAAGCCTCCACcagcccatgtacttcttcctctgtATGCTGGCTCTCAACGACttggctctctcctcttccccagctcccaagATGCTCAGCATCTTCTGGCTGGATGACCATGACACTGGCTTTGACACCTGTCTGGTCCAAATGTACTTCATTCACACCTTCTCCATCACTGAGTCAGGCCTCCTAGTGGTCATGGCCTTTGACCGTTATGTGGCCATCTGCCAACCACTGCGCTACACCACCATCTTGACTAACAAGTTGGTGGTACTGATGGGGTTGGTGGCGTCTCTCCGGGCAGCCATCATGATGTTCCCATGTATTGTGCTTATCAAGCATCTGACCTTCTGCACCAAGAAcatcattcaacacacatactgTGAGCACATGGCTGTGGTGAAGCTGGCCTGCTCCAATGCAATCATCAACCGAATCTATGGCATCTGTGTGGCTCTTTCTGTAGTGGTGCTAGACACGGGTCTCATCACCATGTCCTATGTCAGGATCCTCCAGGCCGTGTTCCGACTCTCCTCCAGCAAAGCACGGTCTAAAGCGTTGGGAACTTGTGCCGCCCATGTCTGTGCCATCCTAACATTTTATGTGCCTTCTCTTTTCAGCTTCCTGACCCACCGCATTGACACAAAGGTGTCCCCATCCATCCACATCATCTTTGCCAATATCTACCTCCTGGTTCCCCCTGCGGTGAACCCTCTGGTCTATGGGGCCAAGACAAAGCTGATCCGGGACTGGGTGATTTTCACCCTTTTTTCTAACAAGGAGACAGTCTCCAAATAGTAGATCTCGGTCTTGATTTTTCCAGGGTACCCGGCATTGCTTGACTCCAAACACTATAGGCTCCTATCCATCTACCCAAGAATTTCCCAACACTGTGCAACTCAATTAAAACCTTCCCAAGCTACATTCACAAAACACTGTCTCAATATAGAAAATGACTATGTTAGGGGATCATTTCTCCAAACCAGTTTAGCATTCTTACAGGTTAAAATGATGGGCTATGAAATGGGGAGAAGCTATCAAATTCACTAGGTACTCTTCGATCTAAGTGTTCATCCTAGGCTGATGAGACATTTGCCAGAGAAGGGTGGGAAGACCTGCTCTCATACAGTCTCTGGATTGGGGCGATGGAGCTGATGTGGGAGCAGCATCCAAAGCTTGTTAGTAAACAATTCAAAATCAATCCAGATTAAATTTAGACTCATTTTTAGGGAGAGGTGAGCTACCAGGGCCAGGGCACAATTCCCACGGTCCGGGACAGTATCAATCacccaaagtccttgtcccaaagaGGTCATTCTTGGAGAATTGGCAGAGAGCCTGTGAACGCCATTCTCTGTTTGCCCCATCACCTTCCCCATCGGCTTAACCAATACATCCTAACTGCATACACAGCAGAAGCCTTGACCATTGTTTTATTGCTATCGCCACTGTATTGCTGCTTCTGGACAGTGGATAGCAGATCCCCCCCAGACCTAGTGAGAAGCTCCATCCAACAATAAAGGCATGCACTTCACCCTGAAGGTGGAATTCATAATGATGGTTTGTTTAGCAGCTGGAAAATTCCATCCACTTTCAGAAAAGTTGGATAAAGCCATGGTGGAGATGTAGCTTggcggcaagagcacaggctagggagtcagaggacgagggttctaatcctagctctgccacttgtctgctgtgtgaccttgggaaagctgcttaacttctctgtgcctcagttaccttatctgtgtaatgggaattaaaactgagagtgccatgtgggacaacctgattaccttgtatctac belongs to Ornithorhynchus anatinus isolate Pmale09 chromosome 2, mOrnAna1.pri.v4, whole genome shotgun sequence and includes:
- the LOC100091287 gene encoding olfactory receptor 52K1-like produces the protein MHEHFKGEGTHWRISKGLEMAVLEGISEGLEMAVLEGIKGRYLHSLKGRIQLYVLKLRSRRHYMANNTIGQTLSSFFLIGIPGLEEFHHWLSIPVFLLYSLSLMGNCLIILIIRLESSLHQPMYFFLCMLALNDLALSSSPAPKMLSIFWLDDHDTGFDTCLVQMYFIHTFSITESGLLVVMAFDRYVAICQPLRYTTILTNKLVVLMGLVASLRAAIMMFPCIVLIKHLTFCTKNIIQHTYCEHMAVVKLACSNAIINRIYGICVALSVVVLDTGLITMSYVRILQAVFRLSSSKARSKALGTCAAHVCAILTFYVPSLFSFLTHRIDTKVSPSIHIIFANIYLLVPPAVNPLVYGAKTKLIRDWVIFTLFSNKETVSK